One genomic region from bacterium encodes:
- a CDS encoding DEAD/DEAH box helicase, whose translation MNLFKKLFGSKTEKKSTPAPRPQSDQDRYGAGRSRSRYQQNQRPGGSPGPRPQGGSPQRPGGQPPRPQSSVPARPDARPQESAEGRPQGGSSRSRRRRRSRHPQGRPPQPDLQQQVAAQSAPEIKPEAISEPRETPAPAIETPIRIPKEPLPEISRDQLSPALLAGLARTNWEDLMPVQARTIPYLLARRDLMVQSRTGSGKTGAFILPMLERLNASLPETQALVLVPTRELAKQVSSEAQILFGDSGLRVAAVYGGVGYGSQIDAFRAGAHLVVGTPGRILDHLLKGSLNLRSLQLLILDEADRMLSMGFYPDMKEVQQYLPQGINAYMFSATFPPFVLHLAAEFLDDPELISLSGDQVYVAETEHSFYVVPPMDKDRALVRIIEMENPAQAIIFCNTRSQVHYVAIVLQRFGYNADELSSDLPQNAREKVMARLRDGSLRFLVATDVAARGIDIPQLPVVIMYEPPEDPEAYIHRAGRTGRAGASGEAISLVTEVEQIDLDRIARKFNLTLIQNVLPQNEDVAALVTERVTALLEAKYRAKDNVEKERLRRFQPLAQSLADNDDLNNVIAMLLDEFYQQTLHAPVPTTANVLVEKRSESNEDQPPRNNRPRRRGGRHRRPGSRS comes from the coding sequence ATGAACCTCTTTAAAAAGCTTTTTGGCAGTAAAACTGAAAAAAAGAGTACACCTGCGCCCCGCCCGCAATCCGATCAGGATCGCTACGGCGCGGGACGTTCCCGCTCCCGTTATCAGCAGAATCAGCGCCCTGGAGGCAGCCCAGGGCCCAGACCGCAGGGGGGCTCGCCGCAGCGTCCCGGCGGCCAACCGCCGCGGCCGCAGAGCAGTGTGCCCGCCCGACCGGATGCGCGCCCCCAGGAAAGCGCTGAAGGGCGGCCCCAGGGCGGCAGCTCGCGCTCGCGCCGCAGAAGAAGATCCCGCCACCCCCAGGGCCGCCCGCCGCAGCCGGATCTCCAGCAGCAGGTTGCCGCGCAGTCTGCGCCGGAGATCAAGCCTGAAGCCATCAGCGAACCCCGCGAGACGCCGGCGCCCGCAATCGAGACGCCAATTCGCATTCCCAAGGAACCGCTACCGGAAATCTCCCGTGACCAGCTTTCCCCCGCATTGCTGGCTGGACTCGCCCGCACGAACTGGGAAGATCTGATGCCGGTTCAGGCACGCACCATCCCCTATCTGCTGGCCCGCCGCGACCTGATGGTCCAATCGCGCACCGGCAGCGGCAAGACCGGTGCCTTCATCCTGCCAATGCTCGAACGTCTCAATGCATCCCTGCCCGAAACCCAGGCCCTGGTCCTGGTACCTACCCGCGAACTGGCCAAACAGGTCAGCAGCGAAGCCCAAATCCTCTTTGGTGATTCGGGTTTGCGCGTCGCAGCGGTATACGGCGGCGTCGGCTATGGCAGCCAGATCGACGCGTTCCGCGCCGGCGCCCATCTGGTGGTCGGCACCCCGGGCCGCATCCTCGATCATCTCCTCAAAGGATCGCTGAACCTGCGCAGCTTGCAGCTGCTCATCCTCGATGAGGCCGACCGCATGCTTTCCATGGGCTTTTATCCCGACATGAAGGAGGTCCAACAGTATCTGCCGCAAGGCATCAATGCCTATATGTTCTCCGCCACCTTTCCCCCCTTCGTGCTCCATCTGGCCGCTGAGTTCCTCGACGATCCGGAACTCATCAGCCTGAGCGGCGACCAGGTCTATGTCGCCGAGACCGAGCACTCCTTCTATGTCGTCCCTCCCATGGACAAAGACCGCGCTCTGGTCCGCATCATCGAAATGGAAAACCCGGCTCAGGCGATCATCTTTTGCAACACACGCTCCCAGGTCCATTATGTGGCCATCGTCCTGCAGCGCTTCGGCTATAATGCCGATGAACTCTCCTCGGATCTGCCGCAAAATGCGCGTGAGAAGGTGATGGCGCGCCTTCGCGATGGCAGTCTGCGCTTTCTGGTGGCGACCGATGTGGCCGCGCGCGGCATCGATATTCCGCAGTTGCCTGTGGTGATCATGTATGAACCGCCCGAGGACCCGGAGGCCTATATCCACCGAGCGGGACGCACCGGCCGAGCCGGCGCCAGTGGTGAAGCGATCTCGCTGGTCACCGAAGTGGAGCAGATCGATCTCGACCGCATCGCCCGGAAATTCAACCTTACCCTGATCCAGAACGTCCTGCCGCAGAACGAGGACGTTGCGGCGCTGGTCACCGAGCGCGTCACCGCTCTGCTCGAGGCTAAATATCGCGCAAAGGACAATGTCGAAAAAGAACGGCTGCGCCGCTTTCAGCCTCTGGCCCAGAGCCTTGCAGACAATGACGACCTGAACAATGTCATCGCCATGCTGCTCGACGAATTCTATCAACAGACCCTCCATGCCCCAGTGCCGACCACAGCCAACGTGCTGGTGGAGAAGCGCTCGGAGAGCAACGAGGACCAGCCGCCGCGGAACAACCGGCCGCGGCGTCGCGGCGGCCGCCACCGCCGACCGGGCAGCCGTTCCTGA
- a CDS encoding SpoIID/LytB domain-containing protein, translated as MNNPVPQVRIGMIQSAETIRFQCESAFDVLDLQGNRMAHGKANTPCEAVIQFSEAAGVRYRVRLAIALTEEEAEKRRRKFKSRGIATTLWRPGVVLTLHGFTMDNREYWIVTEAFADEAAAKQFALEYEPVGEAVVVKEIVRKPSGTLQLMNQPFVDGCRIVPADPKARIQLFDVTVGIEFHWQHQRTQVLPGILEIGFNNAGRLLAVNELDIETYLISVNSSEMTRDNPVELLKAQTIAARSTILATMGKHHYDEKFHLCSDDHCQCYHGVANISEFSRAAAVETEGVTLLHEGRVCDARYAKICGGIMEDYAHIWDERDVPYLVPGVDGREKLSFPLADEEQTRAYIDSSPDVWCNTQKYAILSSLPYNTRDLFRWKVSYPRRELSELISRRLRIQFGELVDLVPGDRAPGGRLIFLDIVGSERTVRIGKELVIRRALSESHLYSACFYIERDRNASGQVERFHLIGAGWGHGVGLCQVGATVMAQQGYDHAAILAHYYKHSQLVKLY; from the coding sequence ATGAATAACCCTGTACCCCAGGTCCGTATCGGCATGATCCAGTCGGCCGAAACCATCCGGTTTCAGTGCGAGAGCGCCTTCGATGTTCTCGATCTGCAGGGAAACCGGATGGCTCATGGAAAAGCCAACACCCCCTGCGAGGCGGTCATCCAGTTCTCCGAAGCCGCCGGGGTGCGCTATCGTGTGCGCTTGGCGATCGCCCTGACCGAAGAAGAAGCTGAGAAGCGGCGAAGAAAATTCAAGTCGCGGGGTATAGCCACCACCCTGTGGCGGCCGGGGGTCGTGCTGACGTTGCACGGATTTACCATGGACAATCGTGAATACTGGATCGTCACGGAAGCCTTTGCGGATGAAGCGGCGGCGAAGCAGTTCGCCCTGGAATACGAGCCGGTAGGCGAGGCCGTTGTGGTCAAGGAAATCGTCCGCAAGCCTTCTGGGACGCTCCAGCTGATGAATCAGCCTTTCGTCGATGGATGCCGGATTGTCCCCGCGGATCCAAAGGCCCGCATTCAGCTCTTTGATGTCACGGTCGGCATCGAGTTCCATTGGCAGCACCAGCGCACCCAGGTGCTGCCCGGGATTCTCGAAATCGGGTTCAACAATGCCGGGCGGCTGCTGGCGGTCAACGAGCTGGACATCGAGACCTATCTCATCAGCGTCAACTCTTCGGAGATGACCCGGGATAATCCGGTCGAGCTGCTCAAAGCTCAGACCATCGCCGCGCGCAGCACTATTCTCGCCACCATGGGCAAACATCACTACGACGAAAAGTTCCACCTCTGTTCCGACGATCACTGTCAGTGCTACCACGGCGTGGCCAACATCTCCGAATTCTCCCGGGCCGCCGCGGTGGAGACCGAAGGGGTCACCCTGCTGCATGAGGGGCGGGTCTGCGATGCGCGTTATGCCAAAATCTGCGGCGGGATCATGGAGGATTACGCCCATATCTGGGATGAACGCGACGTCCCCTATCTGGTTCCGGGTGTGGATGGGCGCGAAAAGCTGAGTTTCCCGCTAGCTGACGAGGAGCAGACGCGTGCCTATATCGACAGTTCACCCGATGTCTGGTGCAATACCCAAAAATATGCTATCCTCTCCTCCTTGCCGTACAACACCCGGGATCTCTTCCGCTGGAAGGTTTCTTATCCGCGCCGGGAGTTGAGCGAGCTGATCAGCCGGCGGTTGAGAATTCAGTTTGGCGAGCTCGTCGATCTTGTGCCGGGAGATCGCGCGCCCGGCGGCCGCCTGATTTTCCTGGATATTGTCGGCAGCGAGCGCACCGTCAGGATCGGCAAGGAGTTGGTCATCCGGCGCGCCCTCTCCGAGAGTCACCTTTACAGCGCCTGTTTTTATATCGAGCGTGATCGGAATGCATCCGGCCAGGTGGAGCGGTTTCATCTGATCGGCGCCGGTTGGGGTCATGGGGTCGGACTGTGCCAGGTGGGAGCTACTGTCATGGCGCAGCAGGGCTACGACCATGCCGCCATTCTAGCGCATTATTACAAACACAGCCAGCTGGTAAAACTCTACTAA
- a CDS encoding Nif3-like dinuclear metal center hexameric protein, translating into MVLREELVSYLDDYLGVRLIPDYGPMGLQVEGRRPIGRIVTGVSACLELFEAAVQKEADLVIVHHGLLWDRDSRVVQGPLRRRLRFLLEHDLNLLAYHLCLDVHEEVGNNILAVKALGLHNIAPLGRIGLMGTAEEMEYTELVELVRYTFDREPFAFSFGPARIHRIGYCSGGAPDDLALAIAEGLDAYITGEVQEKTMHMAKEAGIHFIAAGHYATERLGIRALGEHLAHKMAVEVEFVDIPNPV; encoded by the coding sequence ATGGTCCTGCGTGAAGAATTGGTCAGCTATCTCGACGACTATCTGGGCGTAAGGTTGATCCCCGATTACGGTCCCATGGGCCTGCAGGTCGAAGGTCGAAGGCCGATCGGGCGCATCGTCACCGGTGTCTCCGCCTGCCTCGAACTTTTCGAGGCGGCGGTGCAAAAGGAAGCCGATCTGGTCATAGTCCACCATGGCCTGCTCTGGGACCGGGACAGCCGGGTTGTGCAGGGGCCCCTCCGCCGACGCCTTAGGTTTCTACTTGAGCATGATCTCAATCTGCTGGCGTATCATCTCTGCCTTGATGTGCATGAGGAGGTGGGTAATAATATTCTGGCGGTCAAGGCCTTGGGCCTGCACAACATTGCGCCGCTGGGCCGGATCGGTCTGATGGGTACGGCCGAAGAGATGGAGTATACGGAACTGGTTGAACTGGTCCGGTATACATTCGATCGCGAACCCTTCGCATTTTCCTTCGGACCGGCCAGGATCCACCGCATCGGCTACTGTTCCGGAGGGGCTCCGGACGACCTCGCTCTGGCCATTGCGGAGGGGCTCGATGCCTATATCACCGGAGAGGTGCAGGAAAAAACCATGCACATGGCCAAGGAGGCGGGAATTCATTTTATTGCCGCTGGTCACTACGCGACGGAACGGCTGGGCATCCGCGCCCTGGGCGAACATCTGGCGCACAAAATGGCCGTGGAGGTGGAATTCGTCGATATCCCCAATCCCGTCTGA
- a CDS encoding type II CAAX endopeptidase family protein encodes MSPDDDNLYLDGKELSRVLLWTLAMFILSLFAGSLLILLGGPKWGLLAETLFIIPAILYVLKRKLPFRRTFRLNPVTLPILFCTLLLAIPVMILGDELDRIIALFFPLPSWFDVGDLLAIDSLTDALLIIGNGVVVAAIAEEMLFRGLVQRTLEHLNEAATAMALSAILFAMFHFNIWWMIQITLLGLVLAYITWKSGSIWPAVMLHGLNNLLSILVNNAGPEKLSWYAGEVHVKWIWIAAALILLFPALSGFHKACDTSAAARLQDRMIGEDHE; translated from the coding sequence ATGAGCCCTGATGACGACAATCTCTATCTAGATGGCAAAGAGCTCTCCAGGGTTTTGCTTTGGACGCTGGCCATGTTCATCCTCAGTCTCTTCGCCGGCTCGCTTCTGATCCTGCTGGGCGGCCCGAAATGGGGCCTGCTGGCTGAAACCCTCTTCATCATTCCGGCCATTCTATACGTCCTGAAACGCAAACTGCCATTTCGGCGGACCTTTCGCCTCAATCCGGTGACCCTGCCCATCCTTTTTTGCACCTTGCTGCTGGCTATCCCGGTCATGATCCTCGGCGACGAACTGGACCGCATCATCGCCCTCTTCTTCCCCCTCCCCTCGTGGTTTGATGTCGGCGATCTGCTGGCGATTGATTCCCTGACCGATGCCCTGCTGATTATCGGCAACGGCGTCGTCGTTGCGGCTATTGCAGAGGAAATGCTTTTTCGCGGCCTGGTCCAGCGCACCCTGGAACATCTCAATGAGGCTGCAACGGCCATGGCCCTCTCTGCCATCCTCTTCGCCATGTTCCATTTCAATATCTGGTGGATGATTCAGATCACCCTGCTCGGGCTGGTATTAGCCTACATCACCTGGAAAAGCGGCAGCATCTGGCCCGCCGTGATGCTGCATGGCCTCAATAACCTGCTCTCCATCCTGGTGAACAATGCCGGGCCGGAGAAGCTAAGCTGGTATGCCGGGGAAGTCCATGTCAAATGGATCTGGATTGCCGCCGCCCTCATCCTCTTGTTTCCAGCACTTTCTGGATTTCACAAGGCGTGCGACACCTCCGCGGCGGCACGCCTGCAAGATCGCATGATAGGAGAAGACCATGAATAA
- the liaF gene encoding cell wall-active antibiotics response protein LiaF, producing the protein MDSQSNRGSTLLGVVLVVIGCLLLFNGPSLFDIIRWFFRFWPVALIGLGLYLVLGGRRGDEQTPGTLHEDEPEFAGTLSRDSAIGDLRIKLPARGFNGGSVKTLVGSVVIDASQVAMEPGEHRLYLRSGVGDVHVDLLPGLPVKVKARVSLGDIKVFDQKAEGFNQALFYQTPKYEEMPARLLLICSVGLGDIKVF; encoded by the coding sequence ATGGATTCTCAATCAAATCGCGGTTCGACCCTGTTGGGGGTGGTCCTGGTCGTTATTGGCTGCCTGCTCCTCTTCAATGGGCCCTCGTTGTTTGACATCATTCGCTGGTTCTTCCGCTTCTGGCCGGTCGCTCTGATCGGGCTGGGTCTCTACCTCGTGCTGGGAGGGCGGCGTGGGGACGAGCAAACGCCCGGCACCCTTCATGAGGACGAACCCGAATTTGCGGGGACGCTGTCGAGGGACTCGGCCATCGGCGACCTGCGGATCAAGCTGCCGGCGCGGGGCTTCAACGGTGGCAGCGTCAAGACCCTTGTGGGTTCGGTGGTGATTGACGCCTCCCAGGTAGCGATGGAGCCGGGGGAACATCGTCTTTATCTGCGCAGCGGCGTGGGGGATGTGCACGTCGACTTGCTGCCGGGGCTGCCCGTGAAGGTCAAGGCCAGGGTGTCGTTGGGGGATATCAAGGTTTTCGATCAGAAGGCCGAGGGATTCAATCAGGCGCTGTTTTACCAGACGCCCAAATACGAAGAGATGCCCGCCAGGCTGCTATTGATCTGCAGTGTCGGGTTGGGGGACATCAAGGTCTTTTGA
- the nfo gene encoding deoxyribonuclease IV, whose translation MKFLGAHVSAAGGLENAPENARAIGARAFALFTKNQRQWLARSLDTAEIDRFKVRCEELHFLPDYIMPHDSYLINLAHPEAAGLAKSQTAFIDEMKRCEELGLKMLNFHPGSHLGLIALEEGLQRVAASINLALERTNGVIAVIENTAGQGSNVGCSFEQLAAIIEAVEDKSRVGICLDTCHLFTSGYDLRTPEAYAETMRLFDATVGFSYLRGIHLNDAKKELGSRVDRHAPIGDGLLGLDAFRLLMQDSRLDDLPLILETPEPDRWADEIRLLYTFAAAE comes from the coding sequence ATGAAATTCCTTGGAGCTCACGTCAGCGCTGCAGGCGGTCTGGAAAATGCGCCCGAAAACGCCCGCGCCATTGGCGCGCGGGCGTTCGCCCTTTTTACCAAAAACCAACGCCAATGGCTGGCCAGAAGCCTCGACACCGCTGAGATCGACCGGTTCAAGGTCCGTTGCGAAGAGCTACACTTCTTGCCGGACTATATCATGCCCCATGACAGCTATCTGATCAATCTCGCCCATCCTGAAGCGGCCGGCTTGGCCAAATCTCAAACCGCCTTCATCGACGAGATGAAACGCTGCGAGGAGCTTGGTTTGAAAATGCTGAACTTCCATCCCGGCTCCCATCTCGGACTGATCGCTTTGGAAGAGGGGTTGCAGCGCGTCGCAGCTTCCATCAATCTCGCCCTGGAGCGGACCAACGGGGTGATCGCTGTCATCGAGAATACGGCCGGACAGGGCAGTAATGTAGGGTGCAGCTTCGAACAGCTCGCAGCCATCATCGAGGCGGTGGAGGATAAAAGCCGCGTCGGCATCTGCCTCGATACCTGCCATCTCTTCACCTCCGGCTATGACTTACGCACCCCCGAAGCCTATGCCGAGACCATGCGTCTCTTCGATGCGACGGTCGGCTTTTCCTATCTCCGGGGGATCCACCTCAACGACGCCAAGAAAGAACTGGGCTCCCGTGTCGACAGGCATGCCCCCATCGGCGATGGCCTTCTCGGCCTCGATGCCTTCCGGCTCCTGATGCAGGATAGCCGACTGGACGATCTCCCCCTCATCCTCGAAACCCCGGAACCCGACCGCTGGGCGGATGAGATCCGTCTTCTCTACACTTTCGCCGCAGCAGAATAA
- a CDS encoding response regulator, with amino-acid sequence MKIVIYNDELRSGMQMYLALSNRHEVRVARDADDLFAMLDQAAADLTILDLAFPESRDEPLDGFDIAQRIHAKHPQTKLVGIYDQDNPDLAEKARARGIAELIARPIKNRELLGLIEK; translated from the coding sequence ATGAAAATAGTCATTTATAACGACGAATTACGCTCCGGCATGCAGATGTATCTGGCGCTGAGCAACCGTCACGAAGTACGCGTCGCCCGCGACGCGGATGATCTCTTTGCTATGCTGGATCAGGCCGCAGCGGACCTGACCATCCTCGACCTCGCTTTCCCGGAGTCCCGGGATGAGCCGTTGGACGGATTTGATATCGCCCAACGGATCCACGCCAAACATCCTCAGACCAAGCTGGTCGGCATATACGATCAGGACAATCCGGACCTGGCCGAGAAGGCGCGCGCCCGCGGTATCGCCGAACTGATCGCTCGGCCGATCAAGAACCGAGAACTGCTGGGACTGATCGAAAAATAA
- a CDS encoding RNA methyltransferase, protein MPISKQRLRALRRLRLKKFREQEQAFLIEGVRLCEEALRAEAALVRAFHTPEATRNRRIQLLLQELSRHDVPLELMENAAFSLLAETEAPQGIAALVRKKQLPAFDPAACRDPLILAIDGLADPGNLGTILRTAEWFGVRSILLSRATVELHNPKVVRSSMGSLFRLRVYEDHDLLQTAVAARATGWRLLSAEAAGGDPSFTLAAGGRDLLFIGSEAHGLVTPLQELIDRRITIPGGGAESLNAAIATAIVLYQLTTPHLQTGAHEP, encoded by the coding sequence ATGCCCATCTCGAAGCAGCGACTCAGGGCGCTGCGCCGCCTGCGGCTGAAAAAATTCCGCGAGCAGGAGCAGGCCTTTCTGATTGAAGGCGTCCGGCTCTGCGAGGAGGCCCTCCGGGCGGAAGCCGCTCTGGTGCGCGCCTTTCATACGCCAGAGGCCACGCGAAACAGGCGTATCCAGTTGTTGTTGCAGGAGCTCTCCCGGCACGATGTTCCGCTCGAGCTCATGGAAAACGCCGCCTTCTCCCTGCTGGCCGAGACCGAAGCGCCCCAGGGGATCGCCGCTCTCGTGCGCAAAAAACAGCTGCCCGCTTTCGATCCGGCCGCCTGCAGGGACCCGCTGATCCTGGCCATCGATGGCCTCGCCGATCCCGGTAATCTGGGCACCATCTTGCGTACGGCAGAATGGTTTGGCGTTCGATCGATTCTTCTCAGCCGGGCCACCGTGGAACTGCACAATCCCAAGGTGGTACGCAGCAGCATGGGCAGTCTCTTCCGGCTGCGGGTGTATGAGGATCACGATCTGCTGCAGACGGCCGTTGCAGCTCGGGCTACGGGCTGGCGGTTGCTCAGCGCTGAAGCGGCCGGCGGCGATCCATCGTTTACGCTCGCCGCCGGAGGACGCGACTTGCTCTTCATCGGCAGCGAGGCCCACGGCTTGGTAACCCCCCTGCAGGAGTTGATTGACCGGCGAATCACCATACCCGGAGGGGGGGCGGAATCGCTCAATGCAGCCATCGCTACCGCAATCGTACTCTATCAGCTGACCACTCCTCATTTGCAGACGGGTGCCCATGAGCCCTGA
- the nadB gene encoding L-aspartate oxidase, translated as MSIETDFLVIGSGIGGLSTALKLANHGSVAIITKKHQSESNTNYAQGGIASVFDKGDSYEEHIQDTLTAGAGLCHEDAVRLIVSQGPDRVRELFELGVPFTRNDTGQFDLGREGGHHHNRIVHVKDHTGRDVEAALLEAARSNPRITIYEHHMAVELITEHQVFSARLAPDLSINCWGAYVLDINAERVEPFIAKATILASGGCGQVYLHTTNPSIATGDGMAIAYRAGATIANMEFMQFHPTSLYHPEANSFLISEAVRGFGGQLIHKDGESFMEKYHPMGALAPRDIVARAIDAELKKRGVPCVYLDVSYLDADAVRARFPNIYENCLRYKIDITKEPIPVVPAAHYACGGVRTDLQGRTSINGLFACGEVTCTGVHGANRLASNSLLEAVVFAHEASQAAIRFVATRKPIPSGIPLWDDTGTFDQEEWVLISHDRLEIQNIMWDYVGIVRSNSRLERALSRIRLIRQEIENYYKRTRITEGLLELRNLATVAQLIIQSAMMRRESRGLHYTTDYPNSDDAFRHDTLIEHSAV; from the coding sequence ATGAGCATAGAAACCGATTTTCTCGTCATCGGCAGCGGGATCGGCGGGCTCTCCACAGCTCTCAAGCTGGCAAACCACGGCTCCGTTGCTATCATCACCAAAAAGCACCAGTCCGAATCGAACACCAATTATGCCCAGGGTGGGATTGCTTCGGTCTTCGATAAAGGCGATTCCTATGAAGAGCACATCCAGGATACCCTGACAGCCGGTGCCGGGTTGTGCCATGAAGATGCCGTCCGCCTGATCGTCAGTCAAGGGCCTGACCGGGTTCGGGAGCTTTTCGAGCTGGGCGTCCCCTTCACCCGCAACGACACCGGGCAGTTCGACCTCGGCCGCGAAGGCGGTCACCATCATAACCGCATCGTTCATGTCAAGGACCACACCGGCCGCGACGTCGAAGCCGCGCTCCTGGAAGCTGCGCGCAGCAATCCGCGCATCACCATCTATGAACACCACATGGCGGTTGAACTGATTACCGAGCACCAGGTCTTCAGTGCCCGCCTGGCTCCGGATCTCTCGATCAATTGCTGGGGTGCTTACGTCCTGGATATCAACGCCGAGAGGGTCGAACCCTTCATCGCTAAAGCGACGATTCTTGCATCGGGCGGCTGCGGACAGGTTTATCTGCATACCACTAACCCCTCGATCGCCACGGGCGACGGCATGGCGATCGCCTACAGGGCCGGAGCCACCATCGCCAACATGGAGTTTATGCAGTTCCACCCCACCTCACTTTACCATCCCGAAGCCAATTCTTTCCTGATTTCCGAAGCGGTGCGTGGCTTCGGCGGCCAGCTCATCCATAAGGATGGCGAATCCTTCATGGAGAAATACCATCCGATGGGGGCCTTGGCGCCCCGCGACATCGTCGCGCGCGCGATCGATGCCGAGCTGAAAAAACGCGGCGTCCCCTGCGTCTATCTCGACGTCAGTTATCTGGATGCCGACGCCGTCCGGGCCCGTTTTCCCAATATTTACGAAAACTGCCTGCGGTATAAAATTGACATCACCAAAGAACCCATCCCGGTCGTCCCCGCGGCACACTATGCCTGCGGCGGTGTCCGGACCGACCTGCAGGGGCGTACCAGCATCAACGGACTTTTTGCCTGCGGCGAGGTGACCTGCACCGGCGTCCACGGCGCCAACCGCCTGGCCTCCAACTCCTTGCTCGAAGCCGTCGTCTTCGCTCATGAAGCCAGTCAGGCCGCCATCCGCTTTGTGGCAACGCGCAAACCGATCCCCAGCGGCATTCCCCTCTGGGACGATACCGGCACGTTCGATCAGGAGGAGTGGGTCCTGATCTCCCATGACCGCCTCGAGATTCAAAACATCATGTGGGACTATGTCGGTATCGTGCGCTCCAATTCCCGCCTTGAACGGGCGCTGAGCCGGATCCGGTTGATCCGTCAAGAAATCGAAAACTATTACAAGCGCACCCGGATCACCGAGGGACTGCTCGAACTGCGCAACCTGGCCACAGTGGCCCAGCTGATCATCCAGTCCGCCATGATGCGCCGGGAAAGCCGCGGGCTCCATTACACAACCGACTATCCCAATAGCGACGATGCCTTTCGCCACGATACCCTCATCGAACATTCAGCTGTCTAG
- the trxB gene encoding thioredoxin-disulfide reductase → MRDVIIIGSGPAGLTAAIYAGRANLKPLLISGMERGGQVTLTNDLENFPGFPEGLSGFEMYQLFEKQALRFGMEVIYDVVVSVELEGPVKRVRTPTQTHEARSVIIATGSTPKRLGVPGEERYIGKGVSYCATCDGFFFSGKQVVVVGGGNSALDEGLFLTRFAERVTIIHRRDRLRADAILQERALHHNKMAFIWDTIVEEIAGSTTVTHLRLKNVKTGASSEFPVDGVFVFIGHKPNTELFAGQVTLDGGGYIETDRRTRTNLPGVFACGDVQDSIYRQAITASASGCMAAIEVEKYIAELEGKAYPGR, encoded by the coding sequence ATGCGTGATGTGATTATCATCGGCTCGGGTCCAGCCGGATTGACGGCGGCGATCTACGCCGGCCGTGCCAATCTGAAACCACTGCTGATCAGCGGAATGGAACGGGGGGGACAAGTCACCCTGACCAATGATCTGGAAAATTTCCCCGGCTTTCCGGAAGGATTGAGCGGTTTTGAAATGTACCAGTTGTTTGAAAAGCAGGCCCTGCGCTTCGGGATGGAGGTCATCTACGATGTGGTCGTAAGTGTCGAACTGGAGGGACCCGTCAAGCGCGTCCGGACGCCTACCCAGACACATGAAGCGCGGTCGGTGATCATTGCCACCGGCTCGACCCCGAAACGGCTCGGCGTCCCCGGAGAAGAACGCTACATCGGCAAGGGGGTTTCCTACTGCGCTACCTGCGACGGTTTTTTCTTCAGCGGCAAGCAGGTGGTGGTAGTGGGTGGGGGCAACAGCGCACTGGATGAGGGCCTCTTCCTCACGCGTTTTGCGGAGAGAGTGACCATCATTCATCGCCGCGACCGGTTGCGGGCCGACGCCATTCTCCAGGAGCGGGCGCTGCATCACAACAAGATGGCCTTTATCTGGGATACGATCGTGGAGGAGATTGCTGGCAGCACGACGGTGACCCATTTGCGGCTGAAAAATGTCAAAACCGGGGCCTCGTCGGAGTTCCCGGTCGACGGGGTATTTGTCTTCATCGGCCACAAACCCAACACCGAACTCTTTGCAGGCCAGGTCACGCTGGATGGCGGCGGCTATATCGAAACGGATCGTCGCACGCGCACCAATTTGCCTGGTGTTTTCGCCTGCGGGGATGTCCAGGATTCCATCTATCGCCAGGCGATTACCGCTTCCGCCTCCGGCTGCATGGCGGCCATTGAGGTCGAGAAATACATTGCAGAACTCGAGGGCAAGGCTTACCCCGGGCGATGA